The Raphanus sativus cultivar WK10039 chromosome 2, ASM80110v3, whole genome shotgun sequence DNA segment AGTTGCTGAAAGGTGTCAAGCCTGCAACATCAGCTGTGTAATGGTTATTATTAGAATATGATGTGCTTTTAACTGTGGAGGCTGCATCAATCATACACATTGACCTGAACTCTGTTAGATTTAAGTTGATATCTCTAGATTTTGTGACCAGAATAGAAGGGACTTGATCTGTATTGGAGTAGCGCACAAGGCCAAGCGTGGGATCACCAGGCCAAGAAGACACTTCTATCTGGTTAGTACAACTTTGTATCAAACCATCAGAACCGATCGTGATACAATCAGAACAGTCCTCTGAAGTCGATCCTGGCATGCACATTCCTATTGCGTAGATACGGTTTGTCTCTTGACCGCTAGAACCGTTGAAGAAATACCCTCTTGAGCCGTGACCTTGgaaggaagagaaagagaggacAAGACGGCTATTTGCGTAGTAAGTACCGTTGGGGCTGAAATAACCAGTGCTATTTGTTCTGGAACAGAATCGATAGCAAAGCTTATAAGGACAAAACAGAGGATTAAAAACATACCCAGCCGCAGCATTTGTTAAgaagaattatattatttatgtatacTACTCTGGGTCTTTAATGATGTGTACATGAACTATATCTAAGAGAGTTATCTTTATCTCGAGTGTCTAACTCAGCTGCCAGCGCACAAATTAGTGAAATAACCAGTTCATTACGCCATGTTTCTATGTTGAAAAAAAGTTGTTATGgaactaattaatatgatatttatagtGCCATCAAGAAAGTGTCATTATTGTAGACATCTTTCACAAATCAATaatattaattcttcaacatgtccaattgatatggggttatgtccaacaattatttttttccacaATAAAAAAACCATATATTCTATAAcgaaatctaaataaatattttataaccacCTTTTAAGTCCATAATGGTCggaacttattaaaaaaaaccaaatattttataactgtttTCCTTTAATTCATATATTCTAGGATCCATAACTGCaacatttatgaaaatgtacaaataaattattgatatatgtcgatttaaatatgtataataattacatcacttttttttgaaaatatatgcaCATTTTGTTAcggaaaatatatgttattaatcaacaataatacattaattaatccaAATTAATAACCACCTTTATTCTTACTATTATGActactaatatttaaaatctaagtttatgctTTATATTTACTAACCCTgaccttttaataaaataaataattaatataatattatttaccattgaaaaagttaatataaaataaaaataattagatttttatttcaattcatgaaatacaaatttatttaactaatatatctACGAAATTAGGATTTTGccgataaataataattatcatgaaattaaataattaaaagataattaaatttatcttaatttttcgGGTCAACCATTACAAAATCAcggataaataaaaatttgatggATTTTTAATCGTATGGGATTTCtaaatagaaattttataattataattcaaaatctGAGCTGAATTCAATGTAGATCACTAGATTTACCACTGGTGCCGTAGATTCAtatcatatatgaaaatatactaaaactatatcataaattaaatttagcaaaacttagataaatataataaattaatattttaatatataggtcCAATTTAATCAGATTCGAGGCCTAAACTTATGGGATAGATTCTATATTGGTTTTTCGAGTACGAATATTTAATTTCGTGAATAATtcaaaaatgataataaataccaaatattctgattttatttaaacctgattatatatttcatcatcaaaattatttttattaaaacgttAAACCTATTATaatattcacatatataatgcttttttgtaacatttaaatgtaaataaatagtcagaaatataaatttatattcaataaatttaatttgtttcggCAAATAAATTTTCACTTTGAAAACGtggatcaaaaataatattactttgttatttaagaaaaataaaaatttatagctgttagaaataaagtacaattaatatatgaaatgaCTATGATAGAAGTGTTTATAGTTATGAAAaatcacaaattcaatataaCTATCAAAATCTTTTactgaactttttaaaaagtaatatttacacaaatatgatcacagaaaacacaaatatgatttacaaagaatacacaaacatgaaattaaaatttctaaaaaaaaatgtaaaacaaaaatatacccgccctttgaagggcgggtcaaaatctagtgctAACTTAAAATGCTAACTACAAAATCATAcaaaatcatacaaaataataatttaaattataaataaaatatatcccgcccgtagggcggatAAACTctagtattattaaaactaaacagCAATGACATACATGTAATATAAGAAGAAAATCAAAGGAGACGTTTGATTCATGATTATATGAATTAATAAACGATCGAAGagaaaatataaaccataaaatagtttaattttctagtttaaatatatatatatataatatatatatttatttatggaTTATGGCTTGTAAatatagtagtagtagtagtagtaaaaaataataaatagaagCAATATCAAAACTATACTAAAAGCTCTAATCTTAAATTAGAGCAAGGAGAGTGTCCAACTCAGCAAATTAAATCAACCAATCATGAAAAGATTTTTCGTCCACTTCACTAATGTGCAAAACGTCTCTGCCCTTTCACTTTGGTCGATTCCTTTGTCTTCCTCTTTGTCAATTCCCTTTCTTCAACTCTTTTGCAATCAAACCTCCACTAACCTCATTAATAGCACCGTTTCGCCTTTATTCCtctgaaattatatataatactcTTCTTCGGATTTTAATCTCAATCAGTGCCGGCCCTGGCATAAAGCTGGGGAAGCAGCTGCTTTAGGCGCCAAATTAGACTAAATATTAAAGGGCGCcaagttttgtaaaatattcATGTTATCCCAGTGGTTGTGTGTCAATCTGATGAGCGCTAGGTATTGGGTTCGAACCTCGAAGGGCGCCAAAACCATTTTTTGCCTTAGGCAGTTGTTTATGCTGGGCCGGACCTGATCTCAATCAAAACTCTTTGTGCTCTCTACGATGAATCCCAACGGCGAATCCACTGTCTCCGGAGGAAACAAGACGGCAAGGCCGTTATCTCCTCTCCCAATCTGATCGAACCAATCGTGAACACTGGTGTCGCATCCGGTTGATCGATCAGCAAAACGTGTGTCTCCTCCGGCGTATCCGGAGTCTTTTCTGGCGTATCGATCAAAGCTAGGGGCAAAGCCGCTACCTCCTCTACCATGCCGAACAAGCCAAACGTTCGCAGCGCTGTTTCTTCCGGCAAAGTTTATGAATCGATGTTCTTCGAAGACGTCACTCTCGGATCACATGAAGGAGAGGTTAGGTTTCGGCTGATCCATTATCAGAAATTAGATCTTATAAATCATATCAACATGCATTGAAATGTTAGTGTTGTGTCGTTGAAACTTTCCATACAGCATTCGCAGTTAAGAGGCTCCTCTGTTCCATAATGCATTCGAACTTCTCTTACATTAATaataaactagatcatgacccgcccgaccgggcggatagatatttattttataatttttcttttaatattaaatgatgtattcgTAATATTAATCTttacaattataataaaaattaaaatttaaattttaataaaatattctgatataaatttttaatttactaattaaaaataatatagaggtgggtcataattttttccaattcaaaaatCTTATCATCCCTCAAATacagagaaaataaaattataaatacataaaatatataagcatatttggaactataatttctattaaaataaatttgttacaGAAAATAATGTTgcgctgtttttgtttatttctagagtttgacccgtaaccgtataaatattttctttcactttaaatttttctctacactaatggtatactatatatatttaaattaaaatgtattacataattattaacataacattttaaaacataacggttttatttattactttaaaataattatattttctgatttagTCGTCTATTATATAACAGTGtattatattaacaaatattatatttgtaactaattggacttatataggaagcattatgctaataatatatgaaaaatattttatttatatgttatataaattgattatgatgtgtgattttttattttattatttattactaataaatattaaaaatatttaatatgttaatacaaaatatattaggaaatatattttggttaagattttattaaggaaatctattatttaaattaagaaaaaacattaaatgcttaaatcttctctattaaaatagaagtacaaaaaAATCTACTGTACAAAAGTCATTTTGGACCAATTCATTAATTAGttaatatgatttgattatttacattaatcaattaaatatacattattttcaaaatatcttaATACTTAATAAggatatcaaaaaataaatcaatttcatataaaaaatctgttgaaaaaaatctaataaaatcttaccaaacatttttaaatatcttttatgaaataaataatacctAATTTcgtgattataaattattataagttaatgttaattaaatattaagatatgctatacttataaattttataattttaaaatatattgtattaaattagaaattctatcatgtaatatttttacacCTAAAAAACGAGTTGCTAACGTATATTCTCTATCTCACAACAACATAGtgtattatctaaaaataataatatatttttattttacttattttgaaacTTCCAACAATATatcatctaaaaataattatcaacaaaatattaattatacaacTAACCTGTAATTCATgtgttatttaaaaactatgctacttaaaaaaattgaaaattaaatatttttcaatagaaaataattttaaaaataaatttattctttatttacaattataacaaaatttgttgaaaatatgaaaagttgctgaaaattttaatatttattaaacaaaataatacattaatttaataacaagaagaattaaaaGTCATATAATCTTCCAAACTCAAAATAGTTAcgtaatttttcaaatttatactgactaaatataaatattaaaaatatatcctCTAAATCATTAtgataaattcaaattttttacaaaatataaaataataggtcctaaactattatttttaaatgaaacacGGAAAACGagaaattttgtaaaaattaaaataatatattatttaaaatcttaatttgataaaaaataaaaaataatactaactTAATACTGTAACatcaaaaatatcatatatcaataaagttctaaaataatataatagatattgtaatgcataattttttaaaaatattaggaCTGAACTAATTAAACAGAATAATGtgtttacatataaaattaggcactataataacattataaatgctaaagtatatttttaaaataaaatatgaaaacataaattattcaaaaaatatcatttctatagtataactaaataaattttaaaattatattgtatGCAAAATGtagaattttattaaaaatatatattgtacgtgattttctatttaataatttcaaattatgaatttattataccgaactttaaaatatattaggtGTAATAGTAAAAAACCAATTTTAATACGTACGacaaatcattatatattaattatgtcaAATAAGAAACTTAAAACAATAAAGCTATATAACTATGcaatatataataacattaaaatgtaaattatatatttaaatatttagttatatattttataaaatgaaaaatatacctGCATGGACATGCAGGTCAAAACTCTAGTctgttatttaaattaggaaaagacaatcatacttaaatataactTCATTTAATACCTCAATGGCATGacaatgtaaatatagtgaaacattaagggttaatctaattgtgtacttctgttttaatagaatagatttgaAATCTACACTTACGTTCACTACTGTTCTGTTTAACCAGTAAAAttcacaaaacaaattaaagacACTATTATATAAAGCCGCATTTATGTGAACTCTGTAAAGACAATAATATTATAAGATTCATTTTCTGCTTAACAATGGAGGCAGAACTCGAAGTGAGTAGGGCAGAGTACTATTATTATCAGTAGTACTTCTTTATATCTCGGCATTCCTCTTCTTGCAAGCATTGGTTCAGATTCCAAAAGGTTAAATCTttatactttttcttttcttttatattctatTCTTTCTTTGATCAACACTGCATGAATGAATCATATAATAATAATCAGTTTTGATTCAGACATGTTATTCTTTGATTGTACTCACAGTTTTggtaacttttttaaaaatgataatatttactGTTGTgtagaaaacagagagaagaagagcacTGTGAAGTATTATCAATGGAGAAAGAGATTTACAGAAGACATCATTCAAGAGAAGGGATATAATGTGTTTGGATGTTTATGAACAGCATGTTTGATTTTAGACATGGTGGATCTATCCATAAGCTTTTAATGGATAAGAAATGTGGAAGCAAAAGAATCGTAGGTTTCagtttctttttatcttttggGACATCATTAGGAAAATGTgtctgaaaccaaaaaaaaatggattctCATTTTGTTGGTTAATGTAATAATGCAGGTGTTGAGACTATGGTGGAGAAGCAGCTTACCTGTGACTGCTACTTTGAGGTACTGGATTTGAgaatcaaatttgttttttattgtGTAAAATTGCTGTGAGGAGTTAGTAACTGATTTAGATTGTTTGTGGTTTGTTGTCTCAGGAGAGTGAAGCTGAAATGCAGTGTGTCAAAAACCTCACTGAAGAGGAGGAGACTCAGCAAAAGTGTGATACTGAATGCAGAGGAAagacaaaggagaagaagagaagcagaACATGCAGCAAAACCAACAGTGAGGATGTTAATGATCATGCAGACAAGAAACCAGAGGATCATCAGAGGGATGCTGACTCAGTAGATGATGATTCAGAAGAGAAGTTCAGTGAGTTGATAAAGCGGTTGATAGCTCAGACTCTGAAGGACAGTGGCGAGGTTGAGAACTGCAAGAGCCTTGTGGATGCATCTCAGTTCTTGGATTCTAAACAAGGATCATCCCGGGACATTGGTACTTCACCAGTTTCAGGAGATTCTCAGAGAATCAAAGAAACACAAACAATTGTAAACTTGAAGCCTGGATCAAATGGACTGGTTCCTGGTTCATCACCTGGAACACAAACTACATGCAACAATGCGAAAAGTGGGAAATCCGGTTCTCGCTTCATTCTCAGTAGAATCAGAAGAAGACTAAAATCTTCTGCTAAGAAGAATCCATGTAATGCTGATGCATTGTCATCTTAACAAACCTAAGATAAAATCATAAATGGACATCACAGGTACTAATTGGTGCATGCATAACGACGAGAGAAAAACTACAAAACcatattgtaaataaatatttatgtgtaTGTATCCATATACACGTATCGAAACTGGCAAAGGGATCAGAGTGGGTGTGGTCCAAACAAGGATCAACATCGTTGTTGTAATTATCCTTTTTTTGCTGCTACAATGTTGTTGTTGTAATTATCATAATGATAGTGACATACACatgtccaaaatatttataaatgaaatttgACAATCGTGAGAGTCCGTTTGGCACTATTCCTTATATTTTCCAacatttatcaaatattttattaggcATGCATATACTAACTTactttacttatataaaaaaaacaaatgataacACGGTAAAAATACTAGCGAAAAGCATTGAATATTGCAATAATCTAATTCTCcttgttatgttttaaatacTAGCGAAAAGCATTGAATATAGCAATAATCTAATTCTCCTTGTTATGTTTTAAAGCTTCTAACACTCCCCAATCCACTTTAGTGCCTCCCTTTCAATAGGCCTCCAGAATTCAATCTCAGCTTTGAGTTCCCTCATCATGAACTTGTCCTCATCACTAGGCACAATCCCAAGACTTACATGAATGCGTGCAAGCTTCACTCTTGCTTCCTTCATTTGTTGGAGTAATCCCAACACTTGCTGAGCTGCAAGGTATAGTTCGGAAGAGACTCGACACCAGTGTTCCGGTTCATCCTCTTGCGATGGAAGGCGGATGAATAACGCATCAAACCTCGGCATCAGATTCTTAGAAACTGTCACAACCCAACCAAGCACCTGAGGGCTAGTGCATCTCGCTATTTCCGCCCATCTAGCAACGGTGATCATCCGGCGCATCTGTCATAGTAATTAAAATAATCAGAACAATTAAAGGGACAATAACGTGCATACATAATCTGCTAAGGATAGAAGTTCCACAAAAGGGCACATCACGTCGAAAGTTTTAGGACAGCGTatcttgaatatttttggttgtATTAGTGGATTGCGGTCTAGAGACTTGGGGAAACCATTAGAGATTGTAACTTATGgttaggggtgggcatttcggtttagtttcgggttcggtttgggtttggtttggtttgggtaatttgggttttataaaacttaaaccaattaaaaccaaagtagctttggtttgggttcggtttgggtttaattcggtttggttcagttcggtttggtttagatttagttcggtttacattattatggtttagtttggttcggtgtagtttgagttggttataaaatatgaaggcatcagttttatacttttattaaaaaataatcaactcataaataatagagtgaaaacataaaaacttatgctacatgattttgtatataatagtattatttgaatcgtatttataattttttttttaagatatggaagttatgaaaaaatgaaaaacaaaactttaactaaaatttacaatatgttaatacacatatatatatatcatatatatttttactatatatatattggattatcggtttggttcggtttggttcggtttaaacccaaaccaaaccaaaccgttcgggttgagtaaaacatgaaccaattgggttacataaaagcacggtttggtttggttcggtttaacttcggtttggttggttcggttcggttcggtttgggttttttgcccacccctacttaTGGTGATttgtttagtttaataaaaaaagatgCATTGAGACTACTATTTTTATTACAGAATATTTGGCCTATATCTTTCATAATACGATAAAATTTAGCCTAGTTTAATAATTCTCCCAAAACTAAATCAGGAAAGCAAAGGAaagagaaaattttaaaaaattattttaccaGGCTAATTAGCTGGTTCAGCGATGAGCACGAGAAGAAAGGAAGAGCATAGTAAGCTACACGGTTGGTCCCATCATCAAAATCCTTCTGGTACTTGTCTAGTTTTGACAGTTTCTGTAAAGgataaaaagaaatttgattAACATCATCATTAgcttttgaaaatataatacaaaaattaatgCAAATATACCGTATCCAGAAGAAATGAGAGATACTCGAACTTTCTATTACGTATCAACTGATACGGCTCTGAATGATTCACATCATTGGCTTTCATCCAACTCAATCGTTCGGAACACAATGCCGGAACGTGAGTTGGATGAGCTGAAGCCGGTATGTCAGAATCCTACAGTTTTCAGTATATAGATTAGAAAATGAAAAGTAATCAAAATGTATTAAAATTGTCTAAATTACCTCTTTTCCAATGGCATCAGTGACTTCAGGACCAGATATGTACCTAGGCTTGAGCGAATAGAACTTTGGGTAGTTGACATCCATGGTGCttgaaataaaaagttaaaaaaacagGTTCAGATTATATTTTCTGAAGTTAAACAAGTCAAAAGCTTTCATCTTGAAAGCAAAAAAACGAACACCcacgcaaaaaaaaagagaaaaaaaactacaCCGAAAGAAAAAATCCAGGGACATTTGACCGTTGAAATTTTGGAAATTTGCAAGTTTTAAAAACTGACCAGCTCGGATTTAACATATGAAGATGAACAAAAGTTGCAAACTTTGCAAGTTTTAAAAACTGACCAACTCGGATTTAACATATAAAGATGAACAAAAGTTGCAAACTTTGCAAGTTTTAAGAACTGACCAACTCGGATACGGAGAAGAGAAACGACACCTCCGGTCACCAAAGATCTACCAATCCGTTGTTATGCTCAGAATCCGAAAGAAGAGGAGGGGTGGGAGGCAGTCTCACAGTCTGACGTTGAATGCCGGTGACCAGAGAAGCCTTAGAAATCGTGACTTTTGAGAGAGAAAAGTATGAGCGCGTGGTGTGCACTGCCTCACAAAggctttttgttttaattactTCCCTTTATGAACAGCTTTAATTAAGCCATGGTATTTTTATGTAACATGCTACTAGGAAAAATGGAGTATAAGTTAACAAACGGTATACCGTATATCACCATATCAAGTTTGATTAATTACAGATATGAATTAGGTATATCACCATAGCATGTTACAAAAAGGAGTATAAATTAACAAACGGTATATCACCATCTCAAGTTTGATTAATTACCGATTAGTATCACtttattttgaaattcaaaCTTGGTTAGATCAAACGTGAaccaa contains these protein-coding regions:
- the LOC108834307 gene encoding uncharacterized protein LOC108834307 isoform X3, with translation MQCVKNLTEEEETQQKCDTECRGKTKEKKRSRTCSKTNSEDVNDHADKKPEDHQRDADSVDDDSEEKFSELIKRLIAQTLKDSGEVENCKSLVDASQFLDSKQGSSRDIGTSPVSGDSQRIKETQTIVNLKPGSNGLVPGSSPGTQTTCNNAKSGKSGSRFILSRIRRRLKSSAKKNPCNADALSS
- the LOC130508770 gene encoding uncharacterized protein LOC130508770, producing the protein MDVNYPKFYSLKPRYISGPEVTDAIGKEDSDIPASAHPTHVPALCSERLSWMKANDVNHSEPYQLIRNRKFEYLSFLLDTKLSKLDKYQKDFDDGTNRVAYYALPFFSCSSLNQLISLMRRMITVARWAEIARCTSPQVLGWVVTVSKNLMPRFDALFIRLPSQEDEPEHWCRVSSELYLAAQQVLGLLQQMKEARVKLARIHVSLGIVPSDEDKFMMRELKAEIEFWRPIEREALKWIGEC
- the LOC108834307 gene encoding uncharacterized protein LOC108834307 isoform X2, encoding MWKQKNRVETMVEKQLTCDCYFECVKNLTEEEETQQKCDTECRGKTKEKKRSRTCSKTNSEDVNDHADKKPEDHQRDADSVDDDSEEKFSELIKRLIAQTLKDSGEVENCKSLVDASQFLDSKQGSSRDIGTSPVSGDSQRIKETQTIVNLKPGSNGLVPGSSPGTQTTCNNAKSGKSGSRFILSRIRRRLKSSAKKNPCNADALSS
- the LOC108834307 gene encoding uncharacterized protein LOC108834307 isoform X1, with the translated sequence MWKQKNRVETMVEKQLTCDCYFEESEAEMQCVKNLTEEEETQQKCDTECRGKTKEKKRSRTCSKTNSEDVNDHADKKPEDHQRDADSVDDDSEEKFSELIKRLIAQTLKDSGEVENCKSLVDASQFLDSKQGSSRDIGTSPVSGDSQRIKETQTIVNLKPGSNGLVPGSSPGTQTTCNNAKSGKSGSRFILSRIRRRLKSSAKKNPCNADALSS